One window from the genome of Diorhabda sublineata isolate icDioSubl1.1 chromosome 10, icDioSubl1.1, whole genome shotgun sequence encodes:
- the LOC130449634 gene encoding M-phase phosphoprotein 6, producing the protein MDQKEDVKLSKTILEMKFMKKTKEKVEKLADDLEGNKMYSNEITEEMRRTGNLVFISTSIVNCKNLIDGRLSFGGMNPEIEKLMANEYTKLLEEQERKKEKDVTDAEMAEGYSTLVDTLGKKFNKQKKSKSKKKFVKPNNNEKLL; encoded by the coding sequence atggaTCAAAAGGAAGATGTTAAGTTATCTAAAACCATTCTAGAAATGAAATTCATGAAGAAAACCAAAgagaaagtagaaaaattagCTGATGATTTAGAAGGGAATAAAATGTATTCGAATGAAATTACAGAAGAAATGAGACGAACGGGAAACCTCGTCTTCATATCAACTAGTATAGTTAACTGCAAGAATCTTATAGATGGTAGATTATCATTTGGTGGTATGAATCCGGAAATAGAAAAGTTGATGGCAAACGAATACACAAAACTTTTAGAAGAACAAGAACGGAAGAAAGAAAAGGATGTAACAGATGCTGAAATGGCAGAGGGTTATTCAACTTTAGTAGACACGTTAgggaaaaaattcaacaaacagaaaaaatccaagtcgaagaaaaaatttgtaaaaccaaataacaatgaaaagctgctttaa
- the LOC130449600 gene encoding UPF0598 protein CG30010, with protein MNSFRFSKSIFRLKSITYQKKYVSYVQGQSPESNVREYFYYIDHQGMLFLDDARMKNFTSCFKDKKFLKFFFNQLKLNNTGCYEEFPYISLCGRERNFVRCDDFPIVFTHVVKTESNETRLGYNHAGNLLTSTFFPDKIIMLPQTGRVYHPFSAKVGGIGLVASKLAVEFSRFFKFNNGEMNPPTHFTFEDVTYNLDTSWYDKMKKL; from the exons atgaattcttttcgtttttctaagtcaatttttcgattaaaaagtattacatatcaaaaaaaatatgtatcataCGTTCAGGGACAAAGTCCCGAATCTAACGTTAGAGAATACTTCTATTATATAGATCATCAAGGAATG ttatttttagaTGATGCCcgtatgaaaaattttacatcctgttttaaagacaaaaaatttttgaaattcttcttcaacCAGTTAAAATTAAACAACACAGGTTGTTACGAAGAATTTCCTTACATATCGTTATGCGGTAGAGAAAGGAATTTTGTAAGATGTGACGATTTTCCGATAGTTTTCACACATGTAGTTAAAACAGAATCAAACGAAACTCGCTTGGGATACAACCATGCTGGTAATTTATTAACATCAACGTTTTTTcctgataaaataataatgttacCACAAACTGGTAGAGTATATCATCCATTTTCCGCTAAAGTAGGAGGGATCGGATTAGTAGCTTCCAAATTGGCTGTAGAATTCagtagatttttcaaatttaataatggaGAGATGAATCCCCCAACTCACTTCACATTTGAGGATGTTACTTATAATTTAGATACCTCGTGGTATgataagatgaaaaaattgtaa